The Spinacia oleracea cultivar Varoflay chromosome 2, BTI_SOV_V1, whole genome shotgun sequence DNA segment AAGCTTGAACTGCTGCCTTATCCCTGAAGGTGTATTCGGGCTCACTTTAAAATGAGATTTTTGAAGATTTAGTTGCTTCCCCGAAATTGCGCAAAACCTACCAATAATGGATTTAACTTGAATACAACTTGCCTCAGAAGCTTTGAAAAACAAAAGGGCGTCGTCAGCAAAAATCAAGTGAGACACTTGGGGCAACCCCTTGTGATACTTATCCCTTGGAATTGATTTAGGTCAGTTCCCATTTGTAGCATTCGAGACAAAAAATTCATGCAGAACAGAAACAGAAAAGGTGACAAAGGATCACCCTGACGTATGCCACAATTGGGCTTAAACTGTTCAGACGTATCTCCATTGATTAACACCTTGTAAGAAACAGTAGAGATACACTGATGAACTAACTGAATCCAATGTGACGGAAACCCATATGCCCTTAAAattttcaacaaaaaatccCAATAAACTCTATCGTATGCCTTACTCATGTCAATCTTCACTGTGGCAAGGTAACTAGAACCTTTTCTGCGATGATTAATCTTATCAATAATTTCATGACTCACCAGTATATTATCTGACATGAATCTTCCCGAAATGAAAGCATGTTGCGATGGTGAAATAATTGAAGGAATAATAGGCTTCATTCTTGTAACCATGCACTTCGAAGCACATTTATAAATTGTGTTGCAAAGGCTGATCGGCCTCAAGTGGCCTACTTCTTCTGGGATGTCTTTTTTTGGAATCACAACCAAAATAGAATGGTTCCATTCTTTCAGTAAATACCCAGAATTGAAAAAACTCTTGACTGCATCACAAACCGATCTTCCGACCTTATCCCAATGCAGTTTAAAAAATGCTTCTTTAAATCCGCCTGGACCTGGTGATTTCGAATTTCCTAAAGAAAACATCGCTGACCTAATATCACCATCCGTAAAAGGTCTATCGAGCCTAGAAATCTTTTCCTGACAGATATGAGGGACACCTAACTCTCGAATAACCATATCGAGGTCATCATTTTGAAGAACTCCGTCATTCGAATGAAAAATTTCTTTTAAAGAGTCAACCAGAAGATCTTTCACCTGATTTTGACCTTCAACCCAATCACCATCTTGATTCTTGagaataattatttcattcttTTTTTTGTCTCATTTTGACTTTAGTATACATTAATGAAGTTGGTATATCTCCATCCTTAATCCAGCGATCTTTGAAACGTTGTTTCCAAAATTGTACCTTTAAGGACGCCTGCGAAAAGGCTTGATCAACATTATCCAAATAAATCCTAGCATCACTTAAATTCCCTACCATCGAACCTTCATTTGAAAGATTATCATTCAATTCCTTCCAATTAACCCCCCATAATTTTTTGTTAAGAAAACACCAACGCTTAATTTTCAACCAAATTAACATTAGTCGCCTAGACAAAATGAACATAGGGGAACCTTGGAGAGTATTTTTCCCAAGTATTCTTGATCATGTCACGTATTTCCTCAAATTGAAGACACCAATTTTCAATTTGATAAGCCCTATTTTTCCTCATTTCAGATGGAACATTTGAAAAAACAATTGCAGCATGACCCGACGCTACTAAAGGAAGGTTTAAAATATTACTATAAGGGAAGGACATAAACCATTCATTTGACATATACCCCCGATCAAGCCTTTCCAAAATTAAAGCTGAACCATGCCTCTTTTACTCCAAGTAAACCTAGGTCCAGAAAATGGTATATCAAGTAGATGAGTATTAATCCTCCAACTAGCAAAATCATTAAATCCTCGAATTTATTGTGTACCTCCTAGTTTATCATTAAGGGACTCAATTTGATTAAAATCCCCAATCAAAACACATTTAGGGTAGAGATTAATTAACACTAACAGTTGATTCCAAACTAATAATCTATCTTCGACAACCGGGGCACCGTAAAAGAAAAGCACATAGTAGATCATTTCACTACATTCTTCAATTTTACAAAGTACAAAATGAGTTGAGCTAACTACACAAGTGATGGGAAAGGGAATCCAACCAAAAACAACCAAACCACCACTTAATCCTATTGGTTCTACTCCACAACTAAAAGAAGGGTAATACAACTTCATATTATCAACTACTGAGCAAACATTCATTTTAGTTTCTGAGAGAAACAGAAAAGTAGGACTATATTTACGCAAAAGCCAAAATATATATGGTAATTTAGGAGTATTCGGATCGTTGATACCCCTACAGTTCCAAAGAATTGCCTTCATTTGTTGGAAGAAGGCATAGCCTCCGCATAAAGTGCAGCCAGTGTGAACTTCTTTTTTGATCTTTTTGAGGGTGATACAGTACCAACATCATGAACACGTTTTTTTCCCCTTTCACTGAAACCAGTGCTCAGGTTAGGAAAGACAAACTTATTTTTAGAAAGAAATGTCTTTGCAGAGTAAAAACCTGGATCAGCAGGAGAATCAGAAGCAACCAAAGTCGAAATATCATCAGCACTAGCTTTTAGATCTTTTCTGAGACCAACTGGAAGCCGAGTAACCAAATAAGGAGTTTGTGTCATATAAACGAGCTCTAGTGAAGTTGAGTGGTGTCTTCCTCTTTTTTGACACAAGGTCTGAAGTAGTGCTTTTCATCGAATCAAACTGaacagaaggagcactcacttGAATTTGAGGTGATACTGATTGAACCTCCTGCACTTTTCTATTTGATCCTGCAACAAAATCCTGATGATCTGTTCCAACTGGAGTGGTAGGGTCTGAGCCCAGGCTCCATCCACTCAATGATGCAGCAGCAAAACAATTGGCTGGTATTTTAATTCTATGCGGTGGTTGAACATGAGTAGGAcgtttcaaaaagatttctGAAAACCCACAAGATGGAATATAAGATTTAGCACGATCAGAAATGCCAAATGTACCACCTGAAACTGCCTCAATGTTTCTCAGATCTTCCTGTAATTGCTGATTAACCTTTGTACTGTGACTATCATCACCAAACAAACCAAAAGGAACGACAGGTATTGAAGAAAAAACATTATCTCTTAAAATTTGTGGTCGTCCTTCAACAAAATCACCTGAACTATACATGTTTGTGTCCACAGTTCTTTGGAATGGTGTTTGGGCTGAAACTGAAACGAATTGAATTGCATTTGAAGCCTCTCCTACCTCAAAATTCATCAGATTATCTGTTGCATTCTCTAACACAGAAACACCTTGTTCATCCTCAGAAATGTTGTTATCACTACTATCAGAATGCAATGAGGGAACTGTCATACGAAAGCCTGGATTGACATGTTGTTGAATAGGGACCAAATAAGGCAAGTTGCTGGTTCCTAGAGAACTAGTGTGTGGAATATTTTTCCTGTGTGAGTCATACCTCACTAGATAATGATAGTTTTCAGGTGTTAGAGGGTCGTAATCATCAGCAAAAACATCTTCATTTCGTGGTACAGATTCTATTTCATTATCAGTGGAAATATCTGCTGCACTAACATAATTAGCAGAAACAGAATTATCATTTGTATCATCTCCTGAAGTATCAGACATAACATATATGATCAAATTCACCCTCAATTGGGCCATTCAGAACATCTCCAAATTGAACATTATTCATCCCATCCCCAATTCCATTTTGGCCAGGCTGGTTTGGGTGATTTATATTACCATTTTGGTAAATATTGTTTTGCAAATCACCCCCACCTCCATCATTgttatcatcattatcatccgAAGAACCCCCATgaccatcattatcattaccaacATCAGGTTCCTGCCCATCAGAACCTTCCCCTTCCTCTAATTCAGCTTCTAACCCAAGTAATAACAAATCAACACGCACATTCCTATTCCTATACTTATCAGGAAGTCCTTCTATCATGTTCGTATATAAAGGAGATTCCATTGGACCATTAACAACAGTTATACCAGCACCCTCAAACCCTTCCATTCTATCAGTAATTAAACGAAAAGCATGGTATGCAGAGAATTCACAATTACACATATAATGCCCTACTATCCCACACTTCTTGCAGAACTTATATACTCCTTCATAACAAAAATAAACCCAAACAATCTGATCCTCAGGTACAGGAACAAAACAACCAGGAATTAGAGGCTTTGTTAAATCTAATCATACCTTAGCTCTGAATTCTGGAATTGTGGGTAGAACATTGTCATCCTGTTCCAGCAACTCAACAAAGCCAATGAGACTAAAGCACTTCAAAGCCCATTCATGATCAAGCAATCCCAGAGGTAACCCAACAACACGAATCCATAGGCAAGCTTTGTTGAAGTCAAGGTTGTGCAGAATTGTACTCGTACTCCCTCGGCGGAAGGTGATAATTCTTCCATCAATAATGGTGGAATGTAACTCAAGAATGGCTTCAACATCAGCCCGATGAGAACAAACAAACACAAAGTATTCCCTTGTACGAAAAACCGATATATTTTCACGTTTCACCCATCTAGAATCCACAATATGCTGCACCAAAGACTAAGTTGGAGGATTGGAATCAAAGAAATGTCCAACCACCGACTTATCCCAATTAATGTCTCCCATATGAAAATCATGAGGAGGGTCAAGAAGGGGACCCATCCTGTATGTTTGCCAAGGGTGATGTTGAGTCATGTAGAATCCAAGAAAACAAGGACAAGTGTGAAGGTGAAACAGAGAAGAGTAAAGAAAAGTAGGAGGTGAATAAGTAATTAAAGAAGAGTATAAGTTTCAAGATCAGAGAGTAAACAAGATTAAAGTAAAGAAACAGAGAAGAGTAAAGGACAGGAAGTTAAAACCCACCAAATACAAGGAATTAAGCGGAAAAAAACTCGGTTAATTCTATATAATAAAGTAGAAAATGATAAGTGTTTAGAAGAAGAAACAAGAAATTACCAAGTTTTAGAAGTTAAAGGAGGACAGATGTCTAGATTAAAGGAAACAAATGTCTACGCTAAAGAAATGGCATGAAACCAGGTGTTAAACTATGATGAAGACAAAAAAAATCAGCAGAAAGTTGAAAGAGATTAGGAAAATTAATAAAGAAAGTGGTAGAATTTTCGAAAAAACGACGAACAAATGAAGAACCCTAATCGCATTAGGGGTTTTGTTTTTGACTCTCTTTTCAGAGGTTTTGACCTGTGTGCTTCGTTACTTTTTTTGGAGACCTGTGTGCTGTTGAAGACGAGATTtgattaaaaatatataaacttTATTTTGGTTTCCAAATAAAAACAGGAAAGATAATGAAAATTAGGGAAAGATAATATTACAAATTATTCTAATTGCCaatttaaaacaaattaaaCGACATAAAAATTCAATGAATCAAAAAatgaataatattaaaaattattctaatttccaTATTTAACCAAATTGACATAATAAACCAAAAACAGTCTAAAAAAATCTCCAGACAATCTCCATAAACCAGTAAGAAAACAAAATCTccagaaagcaaaagaaaaaaatcttCTCCCGTACTGATTCTCCAAAAACCAGAAGAAAATCAGAAACTAGTTGTTTTCTCCAAAAACCCCTTCACTATTCTTCTTGAAGTCTCTCCCATACACGTAAGTATAGTTTTCTCACGAATCCttgcaagaaaataaaaatagaaattaaacaattttttaataataataaatcgtGAAATTTATGCAAATTAATAATACACTTGCGTTTCTTTTATggaaattttcaaaatataagGCATGTAATATGCATgcgtttatgaattttaattaattatttcatattttaattcatgcttttaatttgaaaatctcATATTTGATTAATAGTTCTTTTTTAAGATTGTTCTATGTAAATTTAATCTGTTTAACTAACACacttgcaattttttttttttttttttcagatttCAAAAAATAAGGTATGTaatatgaattttaattaattatttcatattttaattcatagttttaattaaataatctcttatatttttttgatctCTAATTGCATGTTTCAAAATACAAGGTATATTCAAAATATTTCTTATTATGAATTGATCCATTAGTTTTTTTATTATCTAAAATCAATAATGAAAACTGAAATGAATAATGGTTTTTGCAGGTTTTAATTTCGGTTTTAAGTTCGACTTTGCATCTGGTGTCAAGTTCGTCAAGGCATACAATAACAAACGACAAAACCAACGATATAAGGTATGTGTCCTGTGAATCTCTTAAACAAAATAGTAATATGCATGCTTTtactgattttaattaattattacagATTTTAGTTcatgtttttaattaaataggCTGTTATTTGAATGTAACGtctaatttcatattttattagATTCTTGGAATGCAATACACTTAAAAAAAACtgaaatatatataattaaagctTTTAAAATGACATTTTGATTTTCTTAATTCCTCAGAAAGTTTTAAAGCTAATTCAGAGGGCATGCACTACTTTTCTGTGGACTGGCTCTTCTATTGCTTCCAGGAAAGCCTTGGTAGCCTGGGATTATTTGTGTTTACCGAAGTCTTCAGGTGGGTGGAAACCCACCTGTATGAAAACTTGGAACAAAGCGGCCATTGGCAAACTTCTTTGGAATTTGGCACAAAAGAAAGACAAGGCTTGGGTTCGATGGGTCCATGAATACTACATTAAGGGGAAAAATATCACTCTCATGAACACTCCTTCTCAAGCTTCATGGGTTGTGAAGAAAATCTTTGATTCTGTCAAGACACTAGTTGGTTGTCCTAATGGTCTTTCCTTCCTACAGAGTCAAAGCTACTCAACAAGGAAGGTTTATTCTGAGTTAAGAGGTTCTTTTGATAAGGTTGAATGGAGGAAGATGATATGCATGTAACAACCCTGCTCCCCCCAAATGCGTTTTTATTAGCTGGCTTGTTATTCTTGGCAGGTTATCTACCTGTGACAGGTTACTTAAATTTGGTGTGGTCTATGACCAAACTTGCTGCCTTTGCAACAAAGAGAATGAAACCATTTCCCACCGTTTTTTTCTCTTGTGAGTTTTCTGCAACAATTTGGAATTCTGTGCTGTATTGGTTTGGTGTTAGCAGATGCTCCAGCTCTTGGCATGATGAATTGGTTTTTTTGCAAGCCCGGTTTAACAAGAATACAGGTTTGCATCAAGCTTACAGAATGGTGTTGAGCATCTCTATTTATATCATTTGGAGAGAACGAAATTATAGGAAATTCCAGAAGTCTTATCAAGATTGGCAGGTTCTTTTGAAGGAAATTAAGGTTATGGCTTTCACTTGTAGCTCTCTGAAGCAGAAAGTTCATTTAGCTTTACCGTAGTGTAACCTTTTGGTTGTGTTTTGTTTGTCGCCTTCCGGCGTTGCTTGGGTGTTTTGGCCTTCGACCTTTGATCGAGGTagaaactaggtcgttactagtctctcctaatcaaacaaattacctaaactaaccactaaacacaagtaaagcggtaagcaagggtcggaatccacaaggactaaggtgcactAATTTATGCTgatcgaacaacaagctaggtcgaaACGGGGTTTTGGAAAATCCTAATagactaaaactaattaaactaaactaagaaaccaaaagtaaacgagattagggaatgggtcaaacaacaacaaatcatggaATGGACATGAAAGAGCTAAAAACCGGgaagattcacaagcactacatgataagcgttgaattcacaaatagctcCAGCTATCTCCCGACGTGCGAGCAATTTCCCTAAGCATCAAGGATGAACTCCCGTTCTACCCTATCATACCCGGGGTAAATCAAAGTCCCAATTCAACCAAATAGTCAAGTTTAGGTtttaatccctttccaacccaactaAACTACTCCAAACAATCATGaaacacttaattgatcaagttaaatgcaacatgtaACGGAAAGgcttaaacatgtaataatttaatcatgaaaatccctaatttctaatcacaaacacccaaaccaatcaatgttgagttttcaccaaaccctaatcaataaactactccataatcataaaaacacaaaatttatagaaactaacaactaaaaacatgattctaaacaataacaataactattctaaacatggataattaaactaaacatgaacaattaaactaaataaaacaaaataaatcaagcaataaatgaaaacaataaataagGAGAGAGAGTAAGAAATTGCTCATTGATTAATTGGTTGATCCTTCAATACAAGTTGTCACCCTTGAATTTCAAAAGCCccaatttttaattgattttcccTCACTTTCTCTCACAAAAAACTAAGCTAAtgaaaaaccctaaaccctaagaaAATGTTCTAAGTATTTACATTGGTTCCCCAAAACTATAGAAAAAAGGGAGTATATATACTCAAAAACTAATAATAAGAAATTAAAAAGGGAGAAATATATTCATCCAAGagaataaaacaaagaaaagagaatcCTAACACATATAAAGGCTTGAACTTGATTTACTATTCCTGTAACAGTGAATTTACTATATTGCCCCTTATTCTTCAGTGTTTTACGTTCAGCCCTTGCCCCTAATTGCCACGTTCCCCCGACTTTGCTCCCTCTTTCTCTTTGCTTTCTGTGAGATCCTCCATTCCTCCTCCCCCCTTCATTTTCGAACCTCGCCTCAAAACCACCCATTCAGGTTCTCCGATCAAAATATTTCGTCGGCCTCTATTCCTCTATTGTGATTCCGGCATCAAGACCTCCCATAAGGTTTCCCTCTATCTCTAACTTTTCTTTCTCATACTTTATTTGATTTAGGgttcctcctttttttttttttaaagattgttGATGAATTTGTGAAAAGATATGCAGAAAGATGAATGACACAAATACGATTGTGGCATTAATGCTGAGATTCGTGAAATTAAAGGTCGATTATTTGAAGAAGTGCAGAAAATGAAGCAATTAGCTCCATTCCTAGATTATCGCCCGGTTTGATGCGTTTGTGGCCCAAAAGGTACATGGATTTTGATTCTTCTTACATTAATACCAATACCCATGTTTTAGTTTCTGTAAATGGAgctttttatttttgatttctgGGCTTGTCAATGAATCTTTAgggtttatgatttttttttttgaattatcaATTCAGCCTCGTTTCCGTTGGTTTTGTTCTTGATTTTGCCGTTTAAGCCAATTTTTAGCGTATGATTGTTAGTATTTGTGGTATTAGTTGCTTGATTGTTAATTCGACTTTTTCAATTAATGGTTCGTATTGACGAGTGGAATCAAGCAAACACGATGATGAAGGGAATTCAAACCAAATCGAACCCCTAATTTCTATAATTGTGCTAAGCATTTGtaacttcaattttttttaatgaattgGCAGCAGGTGTCCTCCTCATTAAGAAGAAAACCAGCAGAAGGCTTTGCATAGTCGACTTTTGTCGTTCAATTGAGATGCTTCATGGTGTTATTGGTGTTATTGATGATAGTGTCCTGAATCAAGGTGGGGAGGTTTGTTCCAATGAAGTCGCACTATCAATGTTTCATTTAGCAGGCGCTTACTGGGGTTTCATGTTCTAACACTAATGCTTCTTTAATTGATTATGTAGTCTTGATGATGCACCTGTTAAATTTATGAGTAGATTTGGTTTATTAGTATGACTAATAATTGACTGTATAAGATGTTAGCAATATGTCCAGCTTAAAAGAACCGAATTTCACAAATGTTAAGTTTTAATATTTAACTTGCTAACATGTAAGGTAAAATACACACCTTCTCCAATCATACTTTTCAATTTTACAGACTCGGGAGTTTAATTTTCCCAGTTTTCGGGAGTGCTTATTTGTTATATCAGGCTTGCTTATATTGATTTACGGAGTATTAGTCATTTCCCTTAGTATGTTTTATTTCCTCAATCTTACAATAATTATCTTGCCATTTCTGTTTTTTCCTATATTTTTTCAATTATCTTTTAATAGATATGGGTTATTGTTGCAGATTGTGCTCGAGCATCTGGGAAAAGAGGTAGATTCCATACATTTGGGCATAAATTTGGACTCTGGTTTAGGAGTTTTTAATGCCTTTTTCACAAGTTTATGTATGATACTTGTGAGTGAGGTGCCGAGGTTTGTTCTCTGGCCATTACTGTAAGAATATTTTACGGTTGAACATCACATATCATCATCAGCTTATATTACTATTTCACTCTTACTTCTCTCCATCTTCTCAACCAGTTTCGCATCCAGTGTCACATCCAATTCCCTGCTAAGTTTATCTTTATGTACTTATGTAGAGCTTAATAGCTGACGATTTTGTGATAGATTGGAAATGAGACGTTTTCATAGCAGCTCTAATGGTAATGCGTCATCCAAAGTCCATTATATTTTCTAGGCCCCTGAGTGCCTTGGTTGTTATGACAGTAACTTTTCTATGTAGATTTTTCTTTTGCTAGGGTGATTTTTGCTTATTCTTGTGCTTTTGTTGCTCTGCTATGCTATTCTTTGAAACCATATACACTTGTATTATTAGAGATAATGTTCTGTGGATTGGTGAGGCTCAATAAATTCATTCTTGTCAATAGGTTTTCTCCACTGGACTTGGTAGGATAGTTCTAAATTTGATATCGAGGAAGCATAAAAAC contains these protein-coding regions:
- the LOC130467515 gene encoding uncharacterized protein; this encodes MVFAGFNFGFKFDFASGVKFVKAYNNKRQNQRYKKVLKLIQRACTTFLWTGSSIASRKALVAWDYLCLPKSSGGWKPTCMKTWNKAAIGKLLWNLAQKKDKAWVRWVHEYYIKGKNITLMNTPSQASWVVKKIFDSVKTLVGCPNGLSFLQSQSYSTRKVYSELRGYLPVTGYLNLVWSMTKLAAFATKRMKPFPTVFFSCEFSATIWNSVLYWFGVSRCSSSWHDELVFLQARFNKNTGLHQAYRMVLSISIYIIWRERNYRKFQKSYQDWQVLLKEIKVMAFTCSSLKQKVHLALP